One Moorella sp. E308F DNA segment encodes these proteins:
- the pyrE gene encoding orotate phosphoribosyltransferase — MAIFRRTGVLWEGHFVLTSGLHSGRYLQCARVQQFPEENALLCRDLAARFKDQSITAVVGPAIGAIIMSYEMARNLGARALFTERENGVMTLRRSFTLEPGERVLVVEDVITTGGSVREVIKVVKEHGAVPVGVGVLVDRSGGRADIGVPVQSLITFDIETYKPADCPLCRQGLPVVKPGSRQQ; from the coding sequence ATGGCCATTTTTCGCCGTACAGGCGTATTATGGGAGGGACATTTTGTGTTAACCTCAGGCCTCCACAGCGGCCGTTACTTACAGTGTGCCCGGGTGCAGCAGTTCCCGGAGGAAAACGCCCTCCTCTGCCGGGACCTGGCGGCAAGATTTAAGGACCAGAGTATTACCGCCGTAGTGGGTCCTGCCATCGGTGCCATTATTATGTCTTATGAAATGGCCCGCAATCTCGGCGCCAGGGCCCTCTTTACCGAACGGGAAAATGGCGTCATGACCCTGCGCCGGAGTTTTACCCTGGAGCCGGGGGAACGGGTGCTGGTGGTGGAAGATGTCATCACCACCGGTGGTTCCGTGCGAGAGGTAATCAAGGTGGTAAAGGAGCACGGCGCGGTGCCGGTGGGGGTCGGCGTCCTGGTGGACCGCAGCGGCGGCAGGGCGGATATAGGTGTACCGGTACAATCATTGATCACCTTTGATATTGAGACGTATAAGCCGGCAGACTGCCCCTTATGCCGGCAGGGCTTACCGGTTGTCAAACCGGGCAGCAGGCAACAATAA
- a CDS encoding dihydroorotate dehydrogenase electron transfer subunit, translated as MLIQNLEAEILASHQIGREVFLLKLQAPAIAAAAQPGQFVHIRCSETLDPLLRRPLSIHDVGAGGELFLLYQVKGRGTAWLARQGAGKKINILGPIGRGFTLPANKRVALVAGGLGIVPLLFLARRALEAGNEVDFFYGAQDRERLYQLETLKAMKINLFVATDDGSEGFYGPVTKLWEHYLEERTYDRCYACGPRAGMAEFARLASKFSITAEVSLEERMACGLGACRGCVTALLDAQGKIYYENVCTGGPVFDAATVYWGDQVKWNKL; from the coding sequence ATGTTGATTCAGAACCTGGAAGCGGAAATCCTGGCTTCGCACCAGATTGGGCGGGAGGTTTTTCTCTTAAAACTGCAGGCCCCGGCAATTGCTGCCGCAGCGCAACCGGGGCAATTTGTCCATATTCGCTGTTCAGAGACCCTGGACCCCCTGCTGAGGCGTCCGTTAAGCATCCACGACGTCGGCGCCGGGGGAGAATTATTCCTGTTGTACCAGGTAAAGGGCCGCGGGACGGCCTGGCTGGCCCGGCAGGGAGCAGGAAAAAAAATCAATATTTTGGGCCCTATCGGCCGCGGTTTTACTTTACCGGCCAATAAAAGGGTGGCTTTAGTAGCAGGGGGGCTGGGTATTGTTCCCTTGCTTTTTCTTGCCCGGCGGGCGCTGGAGGCGGGGAATGAAGTTGACTTTTTTTATGGCGCCCAGGACAGGGAACGATTATATCAATTAGAAACTTTAAAGGCTATGAAGATTAACCTGTTTGTGGCTACGGATGATGGCAGCGAAGGTTTTTATGGACCGGTGACCAAACTATGGGAGCATTATCTCGAGGAAAGGACTTATGACCGTTGTTATGCCTGTGGCCCAAGGGCCGGAATGGCGGAATTCGCCCGCCTGGCGAGTAAATTTTCTATTACGGCAGAGGTTTCTTTGGAAGAAAGAATGGCCTGCGGACTCGGGGCTTGTCGTGGTTGTGTGACAGCCCTTCTTGATGCCCAGGGTAAAATATACTATGAAAACGTATGCACGGGTGGACCTGTTTTCGATGCAGCTACCGTGTATTGGGGAGACCAGGTAAAATGGAACAAACTGTGA
- a CDS encoding dihydroorotate dehydrogenase, with the protein MEQTVKAPKVNLAVQLAGLTLQNPIMPASGTFGFGEEYAPFIDLNRLGALVVKTITLHPTPGNPPPRLMESYCGLLNSVGLQNPGLEVFLREKLPYLRQYRPPLIVSIAGRTMEEYAELATRLSEAKGIAALEVNISCPNVKEGGIVFGTVPAMAARVTAIVKEHTHLPVIVKLTPNVTDITAIARAVEDAGAGAIALINTLQGMAIDIEKRRPALANIVGGLSGPAIKPVALYAVWRVARAVKVPVIGMGGIMTARDAIEFLLAGASAVAVGTATLVNPGAIMEIIAGLENYLTEQGLEDVRELIGALQT; encoded by the coding sequence ATGGAACAAACTGTGAAGGCGCCTAAAGTCAACCTGGCAGTTCAACTGGCGGGTTTAACTTTACAGAATCCGATAATGCCGGCCTCCGGGACCTTTGGTTTTGGCGAGGAATATGCCCCTTTTATTGATCTCAACCGCCTGGGAGCCCTTGTGGTCAAGACCATTACCCTGCATCCTACCCCGGGCAACCCGCCGCCGCGCTTAATGGAAAGCTATTGCGGCCTGCTTAACTCCGTGGGCTTGCAAAACCCCGGCCTGGAGGTTTTCCTACGGGAGAAACTGCCCTATTTACGCCAGTATAGACCGCCCCTCATTGTCAGTATTGCCGGCAGGACCATGGAGGAGTACGCGGAGCTGGCCACGCGCTTGAGCGAGGCAAAAGGCATTGCCGCCCTTGAGGTCAATATCTCCTGCCCCAATGTCAAGGAGGGAGGGATTGTTTTTGGTACGGTGCCGGCCATGGCGGCCCGGGTGACGGCTATAGTCAAGGAACATACCCACCTGCCGGTGATAGTTAAATTAACCCCGAACGTCACTGACATTACTGCTATAGCTAGGGCGGTGGAAGATGCCGGCGCCGGTGCCATAGCCCTGATTAATACCCTCCAAGGCATGGCTATTGATATTGAAAAGCGCCGCCCGGCCCTGGCCAATATAGTGGGAGGCCTGAGCGGGCCGGCTATTAAACCAGTAGCCCTTTATGCTGTCTGGCGGGTAGCGCGGGCCGTAAAGGTGCCGGTAATCGGCATGGGCGGCATTATGACGGCTCGCGATGCCATTGAGTTTTTGCTGGCAGGGGCTAGTGCTGTGGCTGTGGGTACGGCTACCTTGGTTAACCCAGGAGCGATAATGGAGATAATCGCAGGATTAGAAAATTACCTGACAGAACAGGGCCTTGAAGACGTGCGGGAATTGATTGGTGCGCTGCAAACTTGA
- a CDS encoding MOSC domain-containing protein, giving the protein MGRIVAVCTSASKGERKKNIGRGMLIANHGLEGDAHAGPWHRQVSLLAMESITKMQAKGLQVGPGDFAENLTTEGIDLVSLPVGTKLRIGDRVLAEVTQIGKQCHSRCAIYQQAGDCVMPREGIFVAILESGPVQVGDPIEVVAS; this is encoded by the coding sequence ATGGGACGTATCGTAGCCGTCTGCACCTCGGCCAGTAAGGGTGAGCGTAAAAAGAATATTGGCCGGGGGATGCTCATTGCCAACCACGGCCTGGAGGGCGACGCCCATGCTGGCCCCTGGCACCGCCAGGTGAGCCTCCTGGCCATGGAAAGCATTACCAAAATGCAGGCTAAAGGCCTGCAAGTGGGCCCCGGCGACTTCGCCGAGAACCTGACGACGGAGGGTATTGATCTGGTATCCCTGCCGGTGGGTACGAAATTAAGAATCGGCGACCGGGTCCTGGCCGAGGTCACCCAGATCGGCAAGCAGTGCCACAGCCGCTGTGCCATTTACCAGCAGGCCGGCGACTGCGTCATGCCCCGCGAGGGCATCTTTGTGGCCATCCTGGAGAGCGGGCCGGTCCAGGTGGGTGATCCTATCGAGGTGGTGGCCTCGTGA
- a CDS encoding MogA/MoaB family molybdenum cofactor biosynthesis protein, translating to MIRVAILTASDKGARGEREDKSAAVIREMVADLGEVVAYEVVPDERRLLAAKLQEFCDVVGADLVLTTGGTGFSPRDVTPEATRDVIEKEVPGLPEAMRAASLKLTPQAMLSRAVAGIRGKTLIVNLPGSPKGVRENLAAILPALPHGLAILKGEAGECGRE from the coding sequence GTGATCCGGGTAGCAATACTTACGGCCAGCGATAAGGGAGCCCGGGGCGAGCGGGAGGATAAGAGCGCGGCCGTCATCCGGGAAATGGTAGCGGATCTTGGCGAAGTGGTGGCCTATGAGGTTGTTCCTGATGAGCGCCGGCTCCTGGCCGCCAAACTGCAGGAGTTTTGCGATGTGGTGGGGGCCGATCTCGTTCTCACCACCGGGGGCACCGGCTTCAGCCCCCGGGATGTTACCCCCGAAGCCACCCGGGATGTGATCGAAAAGGAAGTACCGGGGCTGCCGGAGGCCATGCGGGCGGCAAGCCTGAAGTTAACCCCCCAGGCCATGCTCTCCCGGGCTGTAGCCGGCATCCGGGGGAAGACTCTCATCGTCAACCTGCCCGGCAGCCCCAAAGGGGTGCGGGAAAACCTGGCGGCCATATTGCCGGCCCTGCCCCATGGTCTGGCCATCTTAAAGGGCGAGGCCGGCGAGTGCGGCCGGGAGTAA